AGCTGGGTTGAGTTCAACCGTAAGTATTCCGAGCTTTGGCCGGTGATCATCGAACGCAAAGATCCCTTGCCGGGCGCGGAAGAGCGGGACGGTGAAGAAGGTAAAATGCAAAAATACTTCTCGGAAGCTCCCGCGGAACAGTGATTCGAATTTGGCGCTGAGTTGCGTTGGATTGTCTGTTATTTGACCGTCGGTCAGTAAGTCAACATTCTGAGATAGAAGAGAAAATCCCACCTGCCGCACTGCGGCGCTTTCGCGGTGCCGTTTTTTGTGGTATGATGGGGTAGATTTTGTTGGGGCAAGCAACGCCGGAACACGGCGAGACGTACCGAAAATGATATACAGCCGACGGGTATCCATGTGCCCTGCGGTTTTTTTTATCGCCCGGTCAAAAAATGCCCGCCCAGCAGAAAAAAGCAACAATTACGCGAAGGATGCGTCGTATGAGTAAGAAAAAGCTGGATTTCCGCCCGAACGAATATGTCGTCTATCCCGCTCATGGGGTCGGTCAGATCGTTTCGATTGAAGAGCAGGAAGTCGCTGGGATTTCGTTGGAGCTGTTTGTCATTTCGTTCGAAAAAGACAAGATGACTCTGCGGGTTCCGACCCACAAGGCCACCGAGGTCGGCATGCGCAATCTTGCCAGCCCGGACGAAGTGTCGGATGCGATGAAAACCCTGAAAGGTAAGGCCCGCGTCAAGCGCGCGATGTGGTCGCGCCGTGCCCAAGAATACGAGCAAAAGATCAACTCGGGCGATTTGATCGCGATTGCCGAGGTTGTGCGCGATCTGCACCGCACCGACGATCAGCGCGAGCAAAGCTATTCCGAGCGTCAGCTTTACGAAGCGGCGCTGGAACGCCTTACCCGAGAAGTCTCGGCTGTGGGTGGAGGCGATGAGTTGGCCGCGCAGAAAAAGATTGGTGACGTGCTGCAATCCCGCGCGGCGGCAGCATAAGCGACCCACTCAATCAATTTTAACCGCCGTCTGCATTTGTCAGGCGGCGGTTTTCGTTTGGGGTTAGCTGAACAAGGCGGCGAA
This DNA window, taken from Aliiroseovarius sp. F47248L, encodes the following:
- a CDS encoding CarD family transcriptional regulator; translation: MSKKKLDFRPNEYVVYPAHGVGQIVSIEEQEVAGISLELFVISFEKDKMTLRVPTHKATEVGMRNLASPDEVSDAMKTLKGKARVKRAMWSRRAQEYEQKINSGDLIAIAEVVRDLHRTDDQREQSYSERQLYEAALERLTREVSAVGGGDELAAQKKIGDVLQSRAAAA